From one Cyanobacterium stanieri PCC 7202 genomic stretch:
- a CDS encoding serine/threonine protein kinase with pentapeptide repeats (PFAM: Protein kinase domain; Pentapeptide repeats (8 copies)~COGs: COG0515 Serine/threonine protein kinase~InterProIPR020635:IPR002290:IPR000719:IPR017442:IPR 001646:IPR017441~KEGG: mar:MAE_53550 serine/threonine protein kinase~PFAM: Serine/threonine-protein kinase-like domain; pentapeptide repeat protein~SMART: serine/threonine protein kinase; Tyrosine-protein kinase, catalytic domain~SPTR: Serine/threonine protein kinase), with amino-acid sequence MIISYCVNPECSNPKNHPKLKKCYTCGSRLILNKRYRVIKRLGKGGFGSTFVGVDLFEQDNPLCVVKQLRPIIDNPEAFNMALSLFKREAKTMAKIAHPQIPKLLNHFVDDEKFYLIQELINGDNLQKEVREKGVYGELGVKRFLEEITPVLQYLHSQKVIHRDIKPANILRRKKDGKLILIDFGAVKDQVNTQLAQTYGQTALTKFAVGTMGYAPPEQMAMRPIFASDIYALGATCLYLLTGKSPKKFDRDVETGDIIWESEVNISPSFKKVLSKMLIPSTKERFKTADELLKALDIAPFEEGLSQSVISAKSFENGGNLSLDDVSTADLSVTQGVDNTMSPTQQLRQAIQKRKKKIKTINIKWDDESFRAAYNGGKKDFSEQELNNINLTGVRLNKFIFRYSQLEGAIFIESNLSQSNFYSSNLQGANFTNANLAQAYFAKSELGDADFRGANLQGADFTNANVRDANFCGANLKNVKITQNQLKEAKINWTTILPDGGRRWWKLF; translated from the coding sequence ATGATTATTAGTTATTGCGTTAACCCAGAATGTTCTAATCCCAAGAATCACCCTAAATTAAAAAAGTGCTACACTTGCGGTTCGAGGCTAATCCTTAATAAACGTTATCGAGTCATTAAAAGACTTGGCAAAGGGGGATTTGGGTCAACTTTTGTGGGAGTTGATTTATTTGAACAGGATAATCCTCTTTGTGTTGTCAAACAATTACGCCCCATCATAGATAATCCTGAAGCCTTTAATATGGCATTAAGTTTATTTAAGAGGGAGGCTAAAACCATGGCAAAAATTGCTCACCCTCAGATACCTAAGTTACTTAATCATTTTGTGGATGATGAAAAATTTTATTTGATTCAAGAGTTAATTAATGGTGATAATCTCCAGAAGGAAGTAAGAGAGAAAGGGGTATATGGAGAGTTGGGGGTAAAAAGATTTTTGGAAGAGATTACCCCAGTTTTACAATATCTACATTCTCAAAAGGTTATTCATCGAGACATTAAACCTGCTAATATTTTGCGTCGTAAAAAAGACGGTAAACTGATTTTAATCGACTTTGGGGCGGTAAAGGATCAGGTAAATACCCAATTAGCTCAAACTTATGGGCAAACTGCCCTAACTAAATTTGCGGTGGGTACCATGGGTTATGCACCCCCCGAACAAATGGCAATGCGTCCGATATTTGCTAGTGATATTTACGCCCTCGGGGCTACTTGTTTATATTTGCTGACGGGGAAATCACCGAAAAAGTTTGACCGAGATGTGGAAACGGGGGATATTATTTGGGAGAGTGAGGTTAATATTAGCCCTAGTTTTAAGAAGGTACTCAGTAAAATGCTGATACCTAGTACAAAGGAGCGTTTTAAAACGGCGGATGAGTTGTTAAAGGCTTTGGATATTGCTCCTTTCGAGGAGGGGTTGAGTCAAAGTGTAATTTCTGCAAAATCCTTTGAAAATGGCGGTAATTTGTCTTTGGATGATGTTTCTACGGCGGATTTGTCTGTGACTCAGGGGGTAGATAATACCATGTCTCCTACTCAGCAGTTGAGACAGGCTATTCAGAAGAGGAAAAAGAAGATTAAGACTATTAATATTAAATGGGATGATGAGAGTTTTCGAGCCGCTTATAATGGTGGAAAAAAAGATTTTAGTGAGCAGGAGTTGAATAATATCAATTTGACTGGGGTTCGGTTAAATAAGTTTATTTTTCGTTATTCTCAGTTGGAGGGGGCTATTTTTATTGAGAGTAATTTGTCTCAGAGTAATTTTTATAGCTCTAATTTACAGGGTGCTAATTTTACTAATGCCAATCTGGCACAGGCTTATTTTGCTAAAAGTGAGTTAGGGGATGCCGATTTTCGGGGGGCTAATCTACAGGGGGCTGATTTTACCAATGCCAATGTGCGGGATGCTAATTTTTGTGGCGCTAATTTAAAGAATGTCAAGATTACCCAAAATCAGTTGAAGGAAGCAAAGATTAATTGGACAACTATATTGCCTGATGGGGGGCGCCGTTGGTGGAAGTTGTTTTAG